The Amycolatopsis sp. DG1A-15b genome window below encodes:
- a CDS encoding FAD-dependent oxidoreductase, translating into MPGERPSADVVVIGAGVIGSSIALELARAGNRVVVLDRAPGAGQGSTSASSAIVRFNFSTTAGVATAWEAHFGWLDWAGHLGHDVGDLAVFRKSGLVVLDVEAAPRTSWLPLFDEIGVPYEEWDSATLAERVPGIDVGRYWPPKRLDDEEFWEDANHSLGGVYTPDAGYVSDPSLAAVNLAAAASACGAEFRFRSTVTAVEKTGGRVTSVRLSDGTRIPCAVVVNAAGPWSGAVNRLAGVGSGFTVGVRPMRQEVAHVPVLQGYGGPVVADMDLGTYFRGEVGGDLLVGGTEPECDPMQWTDDPDTVDIHPTAAVFEAQVTRAARRLPDLAVPNRARGVVGVYDVADDWTPIYDRTELEGFYVAIGTSGNQFKNAPVVGQLMTELITRVENGVDHDASPVRFRAPRTGLEIDLGAFSRKRNRNTANSGTVMG; encoded by the coding sequence GTGCCCGGTGAGCGCCCGAGTGCCGATGTGGTCGTGATCGGGGCCGGGGTGATCGGTTCGTCGATCGCCCTCGAGCTGGCGCGGGCGGGGAACCGCGTTGTCGTGCTCGATCGGGCCCCAGGGGCCGGCCAGGGGTCGACCTCGGCATCGAGTGCGATCGTCCGGTTCAACTTCTCCACCACCGCCGGGGTCGCAACGGCGTGGGAGGCGCACTTCGGCTGGCTCGACTGGGCCGGCCACCTCGGGCACGACGTCGGCGACCTCGCGGTGTTCCGCAAGAGCGGGCTGGTCGTGCTGGACGTCGAGGCGGCTCCGCGTACGTCATGGCTCCCGTTGTTCGACGAGATCGGTGTTCCCTACGAGGAATGGGACAGCGCGACCTTGGCCGAGCGCGTTCCCGGCATCGACGTCGGCCGCTATTGGCCGCCGAAGCGGCTCGACGACGAGGAATTCTGGGAGGACGCGAACCACTCGCTCGGTGGCGTGTACACCCCGGACGCCGGTTACGTCTCGGACCCGAGCCTCGCCGCCGTGAACCTCGCCGCCGCGGCCTCGGCGTGCGGGGCGGAGTTCCGCTTCCGCAGCACGGTGACAGCGGTGGAGAAGACCGGCGGGCGCGTGACGTCGGTGCGCCTGTCGGACGGCACCCGGATTCCCTGCGCCGTCGTGGTCAACGCGGCCGGTCCGTGGTCGGGCGCGGTGAACCGGTTGGCCGGCGTGGGTTCCGGCTTCACCGTCGGGGTGCGCCCGATGCGGCAGGAAGTGGCGCACGTGCCGGTTCTGCAGGGCTATGGCGGCCCTGTGGTGGCGGACATGGATCTGGGCACGTACTTCCGCGGGGAAGTCGGCGGGGACCTGCTCGTCGGCGGAACGGAACCGGAGTGCGATCCGATGCAGTGGACCGACGACCCGGACACCGTCGACATCCACCCGACGGCCGCGGTCTTCGAGGCTCAGGTGACGCGGGCCGCGCGACGGTTGCCCGACTTGGCGGTGCCCAACCGGGCGCGCGGCGTGGTGGGCGTGTACGACGTCGCCGACGATTGGACCCCGATCTACGACCGCACCGAACTCGAGGGCTTCTACGTCGCGATCGGAACGAGCGGCAACCAGTTCAAGAACGCGCCGGTGGTGGGGCAGCTGATGACGGAGCTGATCACCCGGGTGGAGAACGGCGTCGACCACGACGCGTCGCCCGTCCGGTTCCGGGCCCCGCGCACCGGCTTGGAGATCGACCTGGGTGCGTTCTCGCGTAAGCGCAACCGAAACACGGCGAACTCGGGCACGGTGATGGGCTGA
- a CDS encoding alpha/beta hydrolase-fold protein, with product MSTMWQGCLADTDYFELRSGGGHDYGVWVTTPPGYDPATTQAPAVYVLDGNWAVGMTAPLIVTQNDPMQQIQPYIQVSVGYAGEDAQHWARLRNRDLVPPGEPIAREFIDAVDTGIRRGAMTREEADAYLAELRDTQADAFLRFLTAELHPRIERDYGTAAGGHGLFGYSYGGLFSLYTWLTGSTLFESIGAGSPGVVGEDSQIFAMLEEMGDSLPAAKLHVTLNDRELLGDLAVYQNLTKNAATVLHRLTARGGAVTSAVLRETHVTGLQASFLSYLRTCRAR from the coding sequence ATGAGCACCATGTGGCAGGGCTGCCTCGCCGACACCGACTACTTCGAGCTGCGTTCCGGCGGCGGGCACGACTACGGCGTCTGGGTCACCACACCACCGGGTTACGACCCCGCCACGACGCAAGCGCCTGCCGTGTACGTGCTCGACGGCAACTGGGCCGTGGGCATGACGGCTCCGCTGATCGTCACCCAAAACGACCCCATGCAGCAGATCCAGCCCTACATCCAGGTCAGCGTCGGCTACGCGGGCGAAGACGCCCAGCACTGGGCACGGCTGCGCAACAGGGACCTCGTGCCACCCGGAGAGCCCATCGCCCGGGAGTTCATCGACGCCGTGGATACGGGAATCCGAAGGGGCGCGATGACCCGCGAGGAAGCCGACGCCTACCTCGCCGAACTGCGCGACACCCAGGCCGACGCGTTCCTGCGCTTCCTCACCGCGGAACTGCACCCGCGGATCGAACGCGACTACGGCACCGCCGCCGGCGGTCACGGCCTCTTCGGCTACTCCTACGGCGGGCTCTTCAGCCTCTACACCTGGCTCACCGGCAGCACGCTCTTCGAGAGCATCGGCGCGGGCAGCCCCGGTGTCGTCGGTGAAGACAGTCAGATCTTCGCGATGCTCGAAGAAATGGGTGACAGCCTGCCGGCCGCCAAGCTTCACGTGACCCTCAACGACCGGGAGCTTCTCGGAGATTTGGCCGTCTACCAGAACCTCACGAAGAACGCCGCCACCGTGCTGCACCGCCTGACCGCCCGCGGGGGTGCCGTCACCAGCGCGGTCCTGCGCGAAACGCACGTGACCGGCCTGCAGGCCTCGTTCCTCAGCTACCTCAGGACCTGCCGTGCCCGGTGA
- a CDS encoding amidohydrolase family protein, whose product MGLSQVVGATVVDGSGRDPADVDVSIEDGLITQVGAAGARGERLDAEGLTMTPGLIDAHVHLGLSSPIQPQFSFRISAAELAADIFAAAGATLDAGFTTVRDTGGVDGGLVTTIAKGKVRGPRVLSCGPVQCQIGGHGYYGADWEPTELWSSHHLPGLCALSAMSGNADELRRNVREAFRRGATFLKLCVTGGVVGAHDRLTDTQFTVEEIAVAVQEAAARGTYVTVHAHNNDGIRNAVEAGARCVEHGTDLDEPTATLMAARGVALVPTFAVVEQLLHDTAGAGLDESTRDRVLGVRERMTEALAVAKEAGVRIGLGSDLIGPAQERRGEELRLRAKLETPMDALVAATKTNAEILGLSGQVGVIAPGAQADLVLWNGNPVEDPELFADPANAVLVLQAGRVVKDLR is encoded by the coding sequence GTGGGACTGTCTCAAGTGGTCGGCGCGACGGTCGTCGACGGATCGGGTCGCGACCCGGCCGACGTCGACGTCAGCATCGAAGACGGGCTGATCACCCAGGTCGGTGCCGCCGGCGCACGCGGCGAGCGCCTTGATGCCGAGGGGCTGACGATGACGCCCGGCCTGATCGACGCGCACGTCCACCTGGGCTTGTCGAGCCCGATCCAGCCGCAGTTCTCGTTCCGGATCAGCGCCGCCGAGCTCGCGGCGGACATCTTCGCCGCGGCCGGCGCGACGCTCGACGCGGGCTTCACCACCGTCCGGGACACCGGCGGGGTCGACGGCGGCCTCGTCACCACGATCGCGAAGGGCAAGGTCCGGGGCCCGCGCGTGCTGTCGTGCGGACCGGTTCAGTGCCAGATCGGCGGCCACGGCTACTACGGAGCCGACTGGGAACCCACCGAGCTGTGGAGCAGCCACCACCTGCCCGGCCTGTGCGCCCTGTCCGCGATGTCCGGCAACGCGGACGAGCTGCGGCGCAACGTGCGCGAGGCCTTCCGTCGCGGAGCCACCTTCCTGAAGCTCTGCGTGACCGGCGGAGTGGTCGGCGCGCACGACCGGCTGACCGACACCCAGTTCACCGTCGAGGAAATCGCCGTCGCGGTCCAGGAGGCCGCGGCGCGGGGCACCTACGTGACGGTCCACGCCCACAACAACGACGGCATCCGGAACGCGGTCGAGGCCGGGGCGCGTTGTGTCGAGCACGGCACCGACCTCGATGAACCCACGGCCACCCTGATGGCTGCTCGCGGGGTCGCCCTCGTGCCCACGTTCGCCGTCGTCGAGCAGCTGCTGCACGACACCGCCGGGGCCGGCCTCGACGAATCCACCCGCGATCGGGTGCTGGGTGTTCGTGAGCGGATGACCGAGGCGCTCGCCGTCGCCAAGGAGGCCGGGGTACGGATCGGGCTGGGTTCCGATCTCATCGGCCCGGCGCAGGAGCGCCGAGGCGAAGAGCTGAGGCTGCGCGCGAAGCTCGAAACACCGATGGACGCTCTCGTGGCGGCCACCAAGACCAACGCCGAGATCCTCGGCCTGTCCGGCCAGGTCGGTGTCATCGCTCCCGGCGCGCAGGCGGACCTCGTGTTGTGGAACGGCAACCCGGTCGAAGACCCGGAGCTGTTCGCTGATCCCGCCAATGCCGTCCTCGTCCTCCAGGCCGGCCGAGTTGTGAAGGACCTCCGATGA
- a CDS encoding TetR/AcrR family transcriptional regulator produces the protein MVLSSTERNGDARERLLARLLDAFEEGLPSPEVSLREIAARAETSHALLRYHFGSLPGVLAAMLEAQRSRDNEALLETARQGTFDDLVVAIWRAYTRPEQLSRVRGFFHVVGLAAYNPEDFREFIDSLDDLAKMLASLAEREGLGTEEASTLATVTIAAMRGLLLQEVLTPAVHSEDAVALILRMSKGRSVPRTPGGP, from the coding sequence GTGGTCCTGTCAAGCACGGAACGCAACGGCGACGCCCGCGAGCGTCTCCTGGCCCGGCTTCTCGACGCCTTCGAGGAGGGCCTTCCCTCGCCGGAGGTGTCGCTCCGCGAGATCGCCGCCAGGGCCGAGACCAGCCACGCCCTCTTGCGGTACCACTTCGGGTCACTCCCCGGCGTCTTGGCGGCCATGCTCGAGGCGCAGCGATCGCGTGACAACGAGGCGCTGCTCGAGACCGCCCGGCAAGGCACCTTCGACGATCTCGTCGTGGCGATCTGGCGGGCCTACACGCGCCCGGAGCAGCTGTCGCGGGTCCGCGGCTTCTTCCACGTCGTAGGGCTCGCCGCGTACAACCCCGAGGACTTTCGCGAGTTCATCGACTCACTCGACGACCTGGCCAAGATGCTGGCCTCGCTCGCGGAACGCGAAGGGCTCGGCACCGAGGAAGCGTCGACTTTGGCCACCGTCACCATCGCCGCGATGCGTGGCCTGCTCCTGCAGGAGGTGCTGACTCCGGCAGTCCACTCGGAGGACGCGGTCGCGTTGATCCTGCGCATGAGCAAGGGCCGGTCCGTTCCGCGGACACCCGGGGGGCCTTGA
- a CDS encoding nuclear transport factor 2 family protein: MTAGPRAVIEARVAAVAAKDLDALLACYAEDVTLFDAVGPLRDTGRDAERARLREWFGAYRSAIELDIRDLDVVTDGDVAFASYLFHVRGTMVDGTDVAMWVRSTAGLRRDDHGWKIVHEHSSVPFDSATGEALTRLRPDSGTAAG; the protein is encoded by the coding sequence GTGACCGCCGGCCCGCGGGCGGTGATCGAGGCCCGCGTCGCGGCGGTGGCGGCAAAGGACCTGGACGCCCTCCTGGCCTGCTACGCCGAGGACGTCACGCTGTTCGACGCAGTCGGCCCCCTCCGCGACACCGGCCGGGACGCGGAACGGGCCCGGCTGCGGGAGTGGTTCGGCGCCTACCGGTCTGCGATCGAGCTGGACATCCGCGACCTGGACGTGGTCACCGACGGCGACGTCGCGTTCGCGTCCTACCTGTTCCACGTCCGCGGGACCATGGTGGACGGAACCGACGTGGCGATGTGGGTACGCTCGACCGCCGGGCTCCGCCGCGACGACCACGGCTGGAAGATCGTCCACGAACACAGTTCGGTGCCGTTCGACAGCGCGACCGGCGAGGCGCTCACCCGGCTGCGGCCCGACTCCGGTACCGCGGCGGGCTGA